The genomic DNA CCACCATGCTCAGCCTGGGTGGAGGTGGTGTCGGGAGTCAGTGGAACCAGGGCTTCAGCTTACTGTGCCCTTTCATAGCGACGTGTACAAACAACATCTCCCATTGTAAGTGTCTGTGtcggagaagaagaagaagagtgatgACACAACAAGCAGACACGTACGAAAAGTCAAATATGTACATTTGCGCAGAGTACTCACGAGTATGAGAGCATCTCCGTTGACTTCCCTGACCAGAGACGTCTCCTTGCTGCCCCACTTCTGTATGTGCACCATCTTACCGTCCTCCAATGTTACAAGGGACTGCAAACgacaggagacaaacacacagttgaTATAACTCGGGCTGCAACCGACGATTATTTTCCAATTAttaccaaaatgattcagttgtaatgatttcGGAGCAAcaacaccagaaaatattcacatttaagaagcttaacatctgaaaaatagttttaattCTCTGAAAAAAGCTACTCTAAATGATTAATTAGTTATCATAAATAGTCAGTACATCTTCATGCAGTTAACTCAAGCTACAGTTGACTGTGCTATTTCACTGGGTCTTCTCCAGTTTTGTTGCATTTCTGTGGCAGCGTACTGGCCTGGTATATGCCATACACCAGTGTTTAGTCATTTTTGGGGCTTTCACGTGTATGAAGACATAATGCTGTGTTTGTGGAAAACATTTGAAgagcaaaaaaaggaaaaatattgCATAGGGAAAGTTGTGTTTACGCAGGAATGAGGCCTTGACCTCTGTGTGCTGGTCATTCAGCCTCTGACCCAGTTTATGGACGGTTTTACCCGACTCAAGATGTGACTATTTTAcaatctttcattttattgtaaGGCTGTCCAGCACTTTTGTGTTCAGATGTATGCTACAGATCCGAAAGATGacactttatatttaatatactCCTTTTACCTCACTGAAGTAATAGTTTAACGGTGCTTGTGGCAGAATTTGTTACTTCTTtcaaaaatatgtattttttttttaccctcacCTGTGACAGATGATCTGCTCATGTTCACATTACCCACATCTCCAATTGCTCAAAAGtcatgaaatgtaaacaaacagaccttattttccctttatttatttatttcccgtTTCTGTTAGTATATCTGTGTGTACAACATCTTCTGTTTTTGGTTGTTACAGCCAaacggagatatttcctgacGCAATGCCGTCTTTACAGGGAACTTTTCAAAAGCCGCAAAGACAAATTTTGTGCCTGGACGTGGTCCCATGAGAAGATACAGAACTGAATTATATTGTCATTCCGCTGTTTGatgggatatatatatatatatatatatatatatatatatatatatattttctcttCTCATCACGCCCACCTGTGCACAACTGGTGGATACGCACAAATGCTCCCcaggtcaggtctgatagtattgcttgctaaagcctgtttttttccccccccaggTGCAGCTAACAAATAATGTGACACTGTTTACAGAGTAATTATATCAACAACGATGAGGACAATCACCAGCGCTTAAACAAGAGAGCTTCAGGTTAAATCCCAGGTCTGGACTTGAAAGTGTCACTCAGTCTCCTGACGGAGCAACAAAAAGCTAAAGCTCTCACCTTGACTTTCCTGTCGTCGGCGGTGGTCTCGTCAAACTCCTCTCCCAGCTTGAAGGTGAGCTCTGTGTTCTTTAAGGTGCTCTGGGTCTTCACCGTCACACTGTCTCCCTCCACTGAGATAACAGTGGTGGGCTTGGTCATGGAGCCTAACTTGCGTAAAGCATAGCCCacacctgaggaaaaacaaaacccatgTTAGTTAATTGCTATGGTGGTCATACATAGATTACCTTAATAACACTATCTTTATTAAGTTTATAATAAGAACCGTACATGGTCTGGCTCAACAAACcatgtataaatacaaacttttgacaaatatcacaaactctAGTATGTAACCGATTCAATATCAGTGTCATCATGTCTTCAAACAACTAGCCTGTCCTGAACACAATtgtgaagaaagaaataagCCACAAGCCACAGTTCTCTTCATTTCAATTCActgaaattaaactttattttttaatttgtcttttatcttATCCTTAGTCCACACAGCTGACAGGACAACTGCAGACTAATGCCACTTTaacactacatggtcccaggaCGCCTCGCCTCAGGACGGTTTAgttcgttttccattactatagtacctcagAATTTAatagtacttcctgcatgaccggagaaCACACTCTGTCTGACGCGGTCACTGGATACTGCGGCAGAGTTAGTGATgcgcaggctttcagcagtgctgtcgctttGTGCTAATGCAccaaactcctctgttaaatattgagatttgagACACCTCCATtataaatgttggagattatattgtcaggatttttaagtctttttaactgatctacagtttgattCTTATggcggacgtcgcgctcatggcTCTTCTAGCGACGGCACTCTCCGACCAATCAGTGCACGGCAGTCTGACAAAGTCACACATAGTagcagctcagctcgcttggaaccagaccaggtactaaaaaaagtacgtgccgtgccgaggtgagtcGAGTGGTGCCGGGACCGTGTAGTGTAGTGGACAGAGAGCATTTTTATTCATAGCCTGCACTCACTGAAGCAATACTGTGGTATTTACGGTTTACGGATTAACTCACATCttacttttttaacttttgcGATATCCAATCCAGTAGTTATGACCAGTATGACTGACAGTGAGTATCAGACTGGATCATCCTGGTCTGTACATGATCCCACAGTCATCTATCCAATTGTTGTTGAGATGTATATCCAAGTGTTGATTATCTGAAGCCATAAACTATCCCTGACGCTTTTGtggaatattttaatttaaggtTGTATACTAAACATCCCAGCGCAGATATGTTGACAAAAGAGGTAGAAATCAGTAGCAGTGACTTTGCCCTCTGGCTCCTTGTCATCTATCGCGCTCTCTAATCTCCTGTTTGTCTCCTGTCAGTTCATGTATGTGTTCTTTCAACTCAACCAGGCACTGGTGACCCGACAGCCTGTCCAGACACGCATGTGTGCAAATAATGACTGATGCTCATTTCAGTCCATGTGTGACTGACTGGCTATGATGGACTTCATTGGTTCACACAAAGAAGTTGCTGCCAGAGCAAAAAAATGAGACGATGAAAATCCACTTAATACACAAgttactgcatgtgtgtgggcTGAATTTATGCATGTCCTTTCCCATACTCATACATAACACTGATTCCCAAAATGTGGTCCTTGGACGTATTGCAGGTGGGtctaaagtgttttgttttaaaatgcatacGTTTGGCTCCAGATACCCTGCAGTCCACTTAACCCTGGTAGTTTTGAGTCTCCAACACAGGGATGTTGGAAGAGTCGCTGCctcagtttttgtttgaaaactgtAAGAGCAGCAATTTAGTCCTAATTTAGACAAAAATGCAGTTACAATTTCTTCCTGATTGATAACTTTCAGTTTTCTCTTGTTGGACTCTGAACACAAATTGTACTCATTCTTTCTTcaccattgttttttgtttgatgttttaaggagaggagagaatacCCGTTTACACGTGCTTAACGTAAAAGCTAATTGGTCACATAATACAAGTTTTAAAGTGAAATTGTAGGGGGGTTAATTGCAGGTAGTTTGTCTGGCACTGGGCTGGACAATATGGCCAAAACATGATCACATTATTCTAAATGATATTgctaattatcacaataaatgtcaggTAATTACAGATTGGGTTTTGCTCCTgtgtgaaagttgaagaaaccagttcACTGTGGTTTCAGATTTTGGTCTGCAACTATTTTAAGAAACGTATACACTGGGTTACTGGATTTATCGACCAGCTGTGATGTAGCATGGGAGGGGgctataaactaaatatttttgcGTTTACttcactgttgtgttgtgtgatcTGGGCGTGGGCTTTGGAGGTTTTGCTGAATCTTTGGGGGCCTCAACATCTACCCCAACCCTAAAACCACATCTAAAGAAATGtgttctctcgctctctcagggCTGCGACATAAGAATGATGCGTTATTTTCTTGCAGTCCTTCGTTTGGGAGTTCTTGTGGTCATCTGACGtggttaatgcagaaatgttggtCACAGACTAAGAGGACTtcccaggagttctgcactCGAGTTTCTGGTGAAATAGAAAATGTCCTGGCCAGAACAAACTGTTAATGTTCTtgcctggagaaaaaaaaaacaacccacatgTCTCTGTTCTTGTGGAGTACGTACAAGCCTTTAACGCGGAGAAAGCGCCTCTTTCATGCTGTGACAAAGAGAAACCCTTAAAACAACAACCTACCTCGCCCTTTAGtctatttacacacacagatacgATGTGTATGAGTGGAAgcctgctgtctctctgtcctgttGTCCCAGCAGCTCCTATGTCTTGAGACCATCATTGAGCTCCACCCATGGAGGGGTCAGACAATGAGCAGCTTTCAACAAAGGTCACCCACATTGtgctaaagtgtgtgtgtgtgtgtgtgtgaataccaTCTActtgccattcacacattcccACAATgagtgcagagaaagagagagagagagagacatcagCCCCTCCCTTGTTTCCATTACTAAGGCCATGCCGGTCAACAACTTCTCCATCTATCTTTGTCCTTACCCCTCTTTCctccctcattcattcattcattcattcatttccttctCATGCTGATTCCTCTCCTCCTTGTCGATCCCCCGTGTTAACACCTGCTTAAACCACACACAGCGTTTATGTCTCTGCACCATGTGCACATGTGCTCACATGCAGCACTGGCACCATTGCATCCTCTCCTGTTACAAACACGtatgcgcgcgcgcgcacacacgatGAGCGCGCGGGGAGAGAGTGAAGCGTATTTAGAGACACACTTACCCAGTGCCGTCATGTATTCTTCAAATTTCTCGGTCGTCTTCAGGTTCCATGTGCCAACGAAAGCATCAGCCATGtctgcagcagagtgtgtgtgtgtgagagagagaaagagagacagacagacagaggtggagagggagTAGCAGGGTGAGGGAGCTACAGAATGAGAGAAGGAGGTGAGAGTCAGCCTGAGTTTAGTCAGCACCTCACATTGCACTGCGATGCTACTGGCTGGATTTTAACTGCTGTTCATGACGTCATCAGGCTgtgcagcgagagagagaaagggagggaaggggaggagggagtgtgtgtgtgtgtttaacaggtCCTCACACAAATCGCCATCATGCAAAGAAAGTGCATTACAAGTCAACACAGTCAAGTTTATTTATTGAGCGCAACAGTTGAGTCAAAGTATGTATGTAAAGCATGCATAAGTCGAAGGGGTTAGACAAGTGAGACAAAATGAGACAGACAACAAGACAATGTGGAGATAAATTcaaacagtaacacacacacacacactgagactgCATCATGATTTAAGTCAATATTAAAGCCAGGGTGCGTAACCTTGCTGTGCTGCGCTGTACCTAACTCAACAGGCTAACAGGCGTCCtggacctgtgctgtgaaactgctacagatggtccagaGTGCGGCGGCACgtctggtcttcaatcagcctaaaagggcacatgtcacccctcattgagctccactggctacccaTAGCCACCCGCATCTaactcaaatcactgatgctggCCTACAAAGTGCCAACATcctgcacaagacaatccagactcttttcatgtgtcattGGTGGAACGACCCGCAgaagctcttccaagagcatcttctgtcctagcattTACCTTTACCCCCTCGCCTGCACGATCCCcctctgcacttggatccatgTCTGtgctctcaccctctgtcagtccactgttcctatctagtggtgTTCTTTCCAAGACTCCTATGTAAcgtattcctcttttgtaagtcgcgtttggataaaagcgtctgctaaatgcttaaatgtcaATGTAAACTTTCAAGACTGTCTGTGCAGTCATCTGAAATGAGTAAAGGCAACTTCGTAAAgtgcattaaatattaaaaacaatgcaaacaaataaacaagaacTATATGAAATATTGCACATCatgttaaaaaagtgttttctttaatgtggTCTGTGACAAATGCTTTAGCTCTAGAGAGGCACCAGGAGCTGGCAGTGGTGTCCATATAGAGTGAAGTTGCTGGGCCTTCTTGATGAGAACAGATGTGTTTGCTGACCACGAGAGCTCCTCGGAGATGTGAGTCCCCAGGAATTTAAGGATGGAAACCCTACAAAGCTCTACAAAGTCAACTTTTATACAAAGAGGGTAAGGGGTCATTTTTGTGCCTCCTAAAGTCAGTGACCACATCCAcacaaatgacttcacacaatgctgattaagcttaTCATCTCCACGCATGCAGCGCTGGGTTTCTTAGCATATCTGTGGTTCGTTTCCATGTCTCCCACCACATTCCCATACTGCAAACAGTACAACGTTTTTGGGAGTTGTTTTGGAGGGTTTGtgtgaatgaagacatttctaaTACAATGTttacagaaaagaacaaaaaagataaAGCTCTAACAGCTTTTCCACTGTAGAGTTCTAGCAAAACTCAGCTCGGCTTGACTCTACttgggtttttttgcttttccattagggatagctGATactaggtactttttttagtacctgctctacCAATGTTCCAAGCGATCTGAGACGATACTAaatgtgacgtcgtcagactgatTGGTCACAAGCTcgaggaatcaaaccgaacaatgtcgaactgcagatcagttaaaaagactttcgctaatctccaacatttagcaaggaaatgtctaaaatctcacaACACGttcagttgtattttatttcagtgactgcGTCAGACATTACAGAGCTattatagtaatggaaaactaaAACATGCCTGGTACCAAACCGTGTTAAGCCAGGTCGTGCTAggactgtatagtggaaaagcaccacaCGTTGCTAAGTGGAGAGACATTTCAAAGCAACTATTGAACTTTGAAACTATTATTATGCCTTTCATCCAATATTCTAGCCTTTGTGTACCTACACGCTTTGGCCTCAAGCCTTCATCAAGGAGTCCAACCAGTTTGATACAAACCATAATACTCATTCACACAAGCCTTTTGCACCCACATCAGGAGTAGTGAAGACTTTTCacactgtttttcttcagtgaggTGACGCTGAAAGAACTCCCGCCAGTCCAGACTAATGCGAGGCCTTGTAGAAAACACAAACCAAGCCAGTTTTgcaagttctgtttttttggctTAAAAATTGGCTCACCGATTGTAAACAGGAAGCCAATTATGTCctctgcagatgtttggttAGTTTCAGACTGAACCACTAATGAGCAACAACGTGGGTAAATGCATCATCGTCTTCAAACAACTCTTTCTGCCGGACCAGACTAAAAAAAGGTCTCCGAGTTTTCAAACGTTTTCAGGACTCCAAATTGGCGGATATCCTACGGAATCTTAACAATGAAAATAGAGTTGTGTGGATGTAGTGAGCCGGAGAGTCGGaaaaacaaatatgtcaacTTTTGTAGATGAAGGTTGTCTCggttgttatgttcatgtgatAAAAGTTACTACAGGAGATAAGAATAAGAATGTGTgagaataaatgtaaaataaatcacaacgGTAAGGTTTGATATTCCGAATGACAAAAGCTCGATTTAAAAAACACCATATGGAACAACAGTACTTCTGGCTCGGGCAAGTTTGAATTTGCAAGTTTGAGCAACAGGTCCATAGATTTACAAGAATAGGGGGGGGAGTTCGAGGGGGAGGGGATGTTAAACAGACCCCTGCTGTCAAAGACAGAACAGCCCGAGTGGAGGATGGGGacatgattgatttttttttcactgggGTGGGGCTGAGGGGGTTGAAGGTTGAAAAGAAAGTCATGATTGTCCTCTCTGCCCTTTCTTCTACTCCACACTGCTTTGCTGTTTcgttatctctctctctctttctctctcttgtgaTGGTTTGAAAACCACTTTTGCACTTGTTTGAGTTTTGTTGCCCTCGTCTGTTTACACATGAAACTAATCACTTCCTAATGTCTCCGGGCGACACAAGATCCAAACACCGgcgaaacacagagagagtaaCCAgtttgacaatagtttgaatgtaacagacatttgtgtgtctttaaaagATAAAAGCACCACTGCCACTTTCATACTAATCTCATCATCAATGTGAGCCCTGAGCTTGTTTTTGCAGAATCAGTCATCGTGTGAGTGACATACCGAGCAGTTTTTAAACATCCAGTGTGCTGCAGAGCCATTTTATGATTTTCACAGCTTGGTTCGGCCCAGCCCAAGGTCCAGTTCAGGTTCTGGGCTTAGGGGTTTGGAAACATCTGGTGTAAATTACACACCTGAAAGCAGTAacaatgctatttttttttttttttatctagatGTAAATATACGGATGTcaaactgcacctttaaaaccaGTTGTTAGTTTCTAATGTTCTAATTGTAGCGTGTTCTTCGAAGACGTTAGAGGACAGATTGACGTGTTCTCACATGTCCGAACTTCACACAACTGAAACGCAAATCACAAAGACGGAACACATTATACGCACACATCACACAGCATTCATGGCTCCTCATTGCCACAGTCTCTGAGTCTGATGACATCCCCCAATCTGCAAACGGTCAGATGATCTCTTGAGGTtgtgtaatcacacacacacacacacacacacacacacaaagcagtgtCTGGGGCGGGGAGAAAGTCAATATTGAAAGCTGTTAGgctacatcacatcacaccacTACACACTCTGTCCCACTGACCCTGTCCTCCACTGATCTCCCCTtggctgtgtctgtgtttctggcataaacactgaccttgtcgggaccagtgAGACCAAAACCGGgacccaatgaggcagaacctcatttttgaggacATGGTTTGGTTAGGGTGAGATTAGGattaggtattaactggttatggataATGGTTCCttcaggctgtccaaatgactGGAAGTCAACGCAGTGTCCTCAGAAAAATAGCGgtgcaaatctgtgtgtgtgtgtgtgtgtgtgtgatggaatGAATTTGTGCTGGTGGGTatgacatggacatggacaggTGTGAGGGAGGCATTCGCTAAATGAGCCATGAAGAGGTGAGAGGTGAAAGTCATGTAGCCCTGGCCTTGAGTGTGCTCACAGGCTGCCTGTTTCTGGGTAagcatgttttttaaagtatgtgtgtgtgtgtatgtgtgggtgtgggcCTGATCTTTCACAATCCAATGATATAGAGCGCTGGGAAACCACTAGGGTTTTCACTCACTTTTCTCTTGCAGGTTTACACTTCTTAATCAAGTCTGGATGAAGGCATACATTTAGTGATATTGTCAGACTATATTTATCGATtcatcagaggtggaaagtagtGATTGAGTGGGTTTTCTTTGGACTGatttgtgattttacttttacttaagcaggtttttttggaagtaccgTCCTTCGCTACagtttaaatcacatctgttactggGTAAGAAAGAATAAGAATTAACAAAAGAATAATCATAATAGTTTAGGCAccagaaactttggcagtgtATAATGAGGACGGGTGAATTAGCGCTCCGAGAATTAAAGGTCTCTGAGTGAGTGACTGTTAGGAATGGAGATTACACTGCTTGGACCCAAATGGACAGGAGACACGATGAGTGATTCAAgagtatttattttcctcttgagaAAAACAGCCAAATCAAAACCACTTCTTCGTAGAAGGAGAAACctgactagactagactagacttgGCACTTGAGCTTACAAACAAAAGGCAAGACAGACTTGGACTCTGACGTGTTCTCTTGAAAGAATAAACGACACACTGGCAAATGACAAGggaactggggacactatataggggagagggaatcaagggcaggtgcagtgattacttaaggatcaccaggtgaagtgcatgtgGGAATTAGGGGAggtgtgtcaaaacaactgaagaAACCACGcaacaggaagacatgacatttaccaaaataaaaggggaagtgaaaatcaaacccacaccaaaagtgacatgaacttaatgtgactttaaacctaaactaacacaataatgaaaccaagcaaaacaaaatcactaaCAGACTTGACGCTTCGTgacagtgacatttgtgacttttgacccattttgactgacacatgatgtgtttagatattttgttttgtcagcacCTTACTTACTGTAAAGGTTTGGCTTTAATTCAAAACAGTTCATGTGAGATTGGTGTCCCCTTGACACAAGAAAtaaaccccaaccttgttaaagaaagtaactaagtaacttttactctcagaacaatttaaaacaagctacgtttttacatttttagaccagtacttttacttgtacttcagTAAAATCTTATCACAATAGTGCTACTTTTACTTGAATAGAACagttcagtactctttccacctctatCTATCAagttgaactttgaactgtgtacacaacaaaaatcaattttttGACTTGCTGGTTGTTGTTGACTGAACATGCGATGATTGCACCAATACTGCCCAGGAAAGCTGTGCGTTGTCTGTGTTTGGTCTTAACAAACACGTCTACAGCTCAGCTGgtatctatatatgtacatgtatgtgtgtgtgtgtgtgtgtctgtctgtctgtcagcctgAACAGATATACACCAAGCTGACATAAGCAGAAGCTGCTGAATGGGCCTGGGCTGCAGAACAGCCTGAGAATAGGAGGGCAGCCATAAATCAAAGAAAGGCTGATATTTCCAGCTTTTACAGGCCCctcatgtgagtgtgtgtgtgaattattcacacattcacacatacacacacacacacaactgggTATCTGTAACACGCATTCCTTTGTTCATTGTGCAGCCCCTCTCAGCATCTCAGGCTGCTTTACATGAACTCATTTGAACTGCCTTGTACACATGGAGCTTGAATACCAAGTGTATCACTCTAATTTTATTATATGAATGAAAAAGCAAAGGcttgaacataaaaaaaaatatgcatgagTCAgttacccctaaccctaaccctaaccccagcACGTATGTATTAAATACTGacatttcaaaaaagaaagGTATAATTCGGCTTTATTAACAATTACATAgaatacaattttaaatgttaacaatCAGGCACATTGAAGATATAGGCAAGATGTATTTGGCATTGTCCTTCATTGTttattgctttatcctccagatgAGGGGCGCGGggccgctggagccaatcccagttgacataggacgataggcggggtcacactcTGGACGGCAAACAcgtggtgcttttccattatacagttctagcacggcttCCATTACTTTAGTACCTCCTCAAGGTGGGTGGGGTttttatatgtgacacaaactagtgacgagtaaagcagttgtttttggtgtactgaatcattaggaTCAGTTaatcacagtcactgaactgaaagaCAGCTGAActggttgtgattcggctcacgatggccagctttcagcagtgctgtcactaaacacgccagactcctctgttaaatactgagattttagacaccTCCGTGCTAAATGTTGCTGATTCATTATCCAagtattttttaactgatctacacttcGACATTTTTCGTTTTGATTCATGTGTCGCACGTCGCGttcgtgactcttccagtgacgacactctctgaccaatcggtggccggcagtctgtggTTTGTGGTTAGCcccaagagcctttctgcatggagtttgcatgttctccgcatgtgtgcgtgggttctctccaggttctccggcttcctcccacagtccaaaaacatgcaatgtggggattaggtcaattagacactctaaattgaccataggagtgagtgtgagagtgaatggttgtttgtctctatcaaTGTGATataccctgcgatggactggcgaactgtccagggtgtaccccacctatcgcccgatgtcCTCTACACCTATTGTGCATGCATGTTCTTTGCAGTGCTGCAAACGGGATAAAAAACCTCAAATGCTGCAAACAAATCTAGAAAAGGCAGAGTTGAACAATgaatgcaataaaatgtgtatgtgtgtcaatCTTGGCAAAGAGTATTAAAGAAAGAGAGATAGTCTtgggtgtgtctgtctgctcatGAGAGGAGCTCAGTCCAGAGACAACAATCCCAAAATCTGGGATCTTAATCTTAATAATTTGCAGATACAACTCAACAACCagcaatcctgcctactgcagctttaactgtttAAGTTGTCCTTTATGTGGCAGCAGCGAGTTGCCATCGACTTAACAACTAcaacatgtgttgtgtgtgttgagaaAGTTTTTCCCTCTGCATATGGACTTCACATTACATTCCTGCGATAAAACCCCTGGAGATTGAAGAGCTGACAAAACGTTGGAGACGAGTTAAACATAGATGGACAGAGTTATTCCAGGTCACACAGTCCGTCAGATTTATGTCCTCCTTTGGTATTTATTTGGAGAGCAGACAGAAAAAGAGTTAGACATAAGGATTAACATGCACAACAACATATGTCATAGTGGCTGTAACGTTTacattaatctgtgtgtgtgtgtccaagtgAGGTCAATCATTATTAAGAGTAAAACTATTTggaggagagagtgaaaagagcaaaaaaaatgtt from Solea senegalensis isolate Sse05_10M linkage group LG20, IFAPA_SoseM_1, whole genome shotgun sequence includes the following:
- the fabp3 gene encoding fatty acid-binding protein, heart yields the protein MADAFVGTWNLKTTEKFEEYMTALGVGYALRKLGSMTKPTTVISVEGDSVTVKTQSTLKNTELTFKLGEEFDETTADDRKVKSLVTLEDGKMVHIQKWGSKETSLVREVNGDALILTLTMGDVVCTRRYERAQ